A region of Epinephelus fuscoguttatus linkage group LG1, E.fuscoguttatus.final_Chr_v1 DNA encodes the following proteins:
- the arhgef3 gene encoding rho guanine nucleotide exchange factor 3 isoform X1 has product MQAGDGCQRGPRSKLQKKTSSFSLLSPDSWSLRGKKRKQASRDADSLSLCSLDINEPSTKRSKLVSRVTSLASLLPPVKTVPLKRIGQTLQRSISFRNDSQTERAAHPPPPSSSSSTVKTRVISATVSNTSSTMPATRVSTATAPAAKRRDSKLWSETFDVRLGATQPLSPKEIKRQEAIFELAQGEQDLVEDLKLAKKAYRDPMLKLSIMTEQELNQIFGTLDSLIPLHEDLLSHLRDARKPDGSTEHVGHILTDWLPCLSSYTAYCSNQVKAKALLDQKKQDRRVQDFLQRCLQSPFSRKLDLWNFLDIPRSRLVKYPLLLREILKHTPNDHPDRQHLDEAMLMVQSVVADINKRTGESECQYYKDRLLYTEDGQRDGLIERSRTLCCHGELKNNRGLKLHVFLFQDVLVITRSVSLNDQPVRYQLCRQSIPIRQLDLEDLSDGEMRVGGSIRGAFSNNERTKNFFRVSDRTGGQLQSHCFQASDAFNKQQWINCIKQAKEAAALTGDQPPQTGQCLETGLGGQIGPVSETGMSLSGDSGLEDEKGVWGEAETGLSVEGEEGEKDVGLDKEAEVGLTQETATGREMETDLGLNGGTGLELNGETGMDSETRLTTSETETGEMETGQGVGGETGAEPGTAADWGMDGGGEGETLSGGADDVLTSLLSSAAPCQEEGEKEVMEEEEERDVMEEEQRGTEEGEEVGMDTSEDDSLECEELDLRC; this is encoded by the exons GAGCCCAGCACCAAGCGCAGTAAACTTGTATCCAGGGTGACGTCTCTGGCCAGCCTGCTGCCGCCCGTCAAGACTGTCCCGCTGAAGAGGATTGGTCAGACGCTGCAG CGCTCCATCAGTTTTCGTAATGACAGTCAGACGGAGAGAGCcgctcatcctcctcctccctcctcctcctcatccacgGTGAAGACGCGCGTTATCTCAGCAACAGTCTCCAACACCTCCTCCACCATGCCTGCAACACGAGTTTCCACGGCAACAGCCCCAGCCGCCAAGCGCCGTGACAGCAAGCTTTGGAGTGAGACATTTGACGTCCGGCTGGGAGCGACGCAACCTCTGAGCCCAAAAGAGATTAAACGACAAGAG GCCATATTTGAGTTGGCTCAGGGCGAACAAGACTTGGTGGAGGATCTCAAGTTGGCAAAGAAG GCCTACCGTGACCCGATGCTgaagctgtcaatcatgactgAGCAGGAACTGAACCAGATCTTCGGCACTCTGGACTCGCTGATTCCCCTGCATGAAG ACCTGCTGAGTCATCTCAGAGACGCCAGAAAACCTGACGGGTCCACAGAACATGTGGGACACATCCTGACTGACTGG CTCCCCTGTCTCTCCTCCTACACCGCGTACTGCAGTAACCAGGTGAAGGCCAAGGCCTTGTTGGACCAGAAGAAGCAGGATCGGCGGGTCCAGGACTTCTTGCAGCGCTGTCTCCAGTCACCATTCAGCAGGAAGTTGGACTTGTGGAACTTCCTGGACATCCCCCGCAGCCGACTGGTGAAATACCCACTGCTGCTCAGGGAGATCCTGAAGCACACACCCAACGATCACCCAGACCGGCAGCACCTGGATGAGGCG ATGCTGATGGTGCAGAGCGTGGTGGCGGACATCAACAAGCGGACAGGGGAGTCGGAGTGTCAGTACTACAAGGACCGCCTGTTGTACACGGAGGACGGACAGAGGGACGGACTCATCGAGCGGTCCAGGACCCTCTGCTGCCACGGAGAGCTGAAGAACAACAGAGGACTG AAACTCCACGTGTTCCTGTTCCAGGACGTTCTCGTCATCACCAGGTCTGTCTCACTCAACGACCAGCCAGTCAGATACCAGCTCTGccgccagtcaatccccatccGGCAGCTGGATCTGGAGGACCTATCAGATGGAGAGATGAGAGTGGGCGGGTCCATCAGAGGAGCCTTCAGCAACAACGAGCGCA CAAAGAACTTCTTCCGGGTTTCGGACCGCACTGGCGGTCAGCTGCAGAGCCACTGCTTCCAGGCCAGCGACGCCTTCAACAAACAGCAGTGGATCAACTGCATCAAACAAGCCAAGGAAGCAGCAGCACTGACTGGAGACCAGCCACCACAGACAGGACAATGTCTGGAGACAGGGCTGGGTGGACAGATAGGGCCGGTTAGTGAGACAGGTATGAGTTTAAGTGGTGATTCTGGGCTTGAAGATGAAAAGGGGGTGTGGGGGGAGGCAGAAACAGGGCTGAGTgtggaaggagaggaaggagagaaagatgTTGGTTTGGATAAAGAGGCTGAGGTAGGTTTGACTCAAGAGACAGCGACAGGTCGGGAGATGGAGACAGATTTGGGTTTGAATGGTGGGACGGGTTTGGAATTGAATGGAGAAACAGGGATGGACAGTGAGACGAGGCTGACGAccagtgagacagagacaggtgagatGGAGACGGGGCAGGGTGTCGGTGGAGAGACGGGGGCGGAGCCAGGAACCGCAGCAGACTGggggatggatggaggaggagaaggagagactcTGAGCGGAGGTGCTGATGATGTTCTCAcctcccttctctcctctgctgctccatgTCAAGAGGAGGGTGAGaaggaggtgatggaggaggaggaggagcgggatgtgatggaggaggagcagaggggcactgaggagggagaggaggtcGGCATGGACACCAGCGAGGATGACTCGCTGGAGTGCGAGGAGCTAGACCTCAGGTGCTGA
- the arhgef3 gene encoding rho guanine nucleotide exchange factor 3 isoform X3: protein MMGCCLFVYYRKKRKQASRDADSLSLCSLDINEPSTKRSKLVSRVTSLASLLPPVKTVPLKRIGQTLQRSISFRNDSQTERAAHPPPPSSSSSTVKTRVISATVSNTSSTMPATRVSTATAPAAKRRDSKLWSETFDVRLGATQPLSPKEIKRQEAIFELAQGEQDLVEDLKLAKKAYRDPMLKLSIMTEQELNQIFGTLDSLIPLHEDLLSHLRDARKPDGSTEHVGHILTDWLPCLSSYTAYCSNQVKAKALLDQKKQDRRVQDFLQRCLQSPFSRKLDLWNFLDIPRSRLVKYPLLLREILKHTPNDHPDRQHLDEAMLMVQSVVADINKRTGESECQYYKDRLLYTEDGQRDGLIERSRTLCCHGELKNNRGLKLHVFLFQDVLVITRSVSLNDQPVRYQLCRQSIPIRQLDLEDLSDGEMRVGGSIRGAFSNNERTKNFFRVSDRTGGQLQSHCFQASDAFNKQQWINCIKQAKEAAALTGDQPPQTGQCLETGLGGQIGPVSETGMSLSGDSGLEDEKGVWGEAETGLSVEGEEGEKDVGLDKEAEVGLTQETATGREMETDLGLNGGTGLELNGETGMDSETRLTTSETETGEMETGQGVGGETGAEPGTAADWGMDGGGEGETLSGGADDVLTSLLSSAAPCQEEGEKEVMEEEEERDVMEEEQRGTEEGEEVGMDTSEDDSLECEELDLRC from the exons GAGCCCAGCACCAAGCGCAGTAAACTTGTATCCAGGGTGACGTCTCTGGCCAGCCTGCTGCCGCCCGTCAAGACTGTCCCGCTGAAGAGGATTGGTCAGACGCTGCAG CGCTCCATCAGTTTTCGTAATGACAGTCAGACGGAGAGAGCcgctcatcctcctcctccctcctcctcctcatccacgGTGAAGACGCGCGTTATCTCAGCAACAGTCTCCAACACCTCCTCCACCATGCCTGCAACACGAGTTTCCACGGCAACAGCCCCAGCCGCCAAGCGCCGTGACAGCAAGCTTTGGAGTGAGACATTTGACGTCCGGCTGGGAGCGACGCAACCTCTGAGCCCAAAAGAGATTAAACGACAAGAG GCCATATTTGAGTTGGCTCAGGGCGAACAAGACTTGGTGGAGGATCTCAAGTTGGCAAAGAAG GCCTACCGTGACCCGATGCTgaagctgtcaatcatgactgAGCAGGAACTGAACCAGATCTTCGGCACTCTGGACTCGCTGATTCCCCTGCATGAAG ACCTGCTGAGTCATCTCAGAGACGCCAGAAAACCTGACGGGTCCACAGAACATGTGGGACACATCCTGACTGACTGG CTCCCCTGTCTCTCCTCCTACACCGCGTACTGCAGTAACCAGGTGAAGGCCAAGGCCTTGTTGGACCAGAAGAAGCAGGATCGGCGGGTCCAGGACTTCTTGCAGCGCTGTCTCCAGTCACCATTCAGCAGGAAGTTGGACTTGTGGAACTTCCTGGACATCCCCCGCAGCCGACTGGTGAAATACCCACTGCTGCTCAGGGAGATCCTGAAGCACACACCCAACGATCACCCAGACCGGCAGCACCTGGATGAGGCG ATGCTGATGGTGCAGAGCGTGGTGGCGGACATCAACAAGCGGACAGGGGAGTCGGAGTGTCAGTACTACAAGGACCGCCTGTTGTACACGGAGGACGGACAGAGGGACGGACTCATCGAGCGGTCCAGGACCCTCTGCTGCCACGGAGAGCTGAAGAACAACAGAGGACTG AAACTCCACGTGTTCCTGTTCCAGGACGTTCTCGTCATCACCAGGTCTGTCTCACTCAACGACCAGCCAGTCAGATACCAGCTCTGccgccagtcaatccccatccGGCAGCTGGATCTGGAGGACCTATCAGATGGAGAGATGAGAGTGGGCGGGTCCATCAGAGGAGCCTTCAGCAACAACGAGCGCA CAAAGAACTTCTTCCGGGTTTCGGACCGCACTGGCGGTCAGCTGCAGAGCCACTGCTTCCAGGCCAGCGACGCCTTCAACAAACAGCAGTGGATCAACTGCATCAAACAAGCCAAGGAAGCAGCAGCACTGACTGGAGACCAGCCACCACAGACAGGACAATGTCTGGAGACAGGGCTGGGTGGACAGATAGGGCCGGTTAGTGAGACAGGTATGAGTTTAAGTGGTGATTCTGGGCTTGAAGATGAAAAGGGGGTGTGGGGGGAGGCAGAAACAGGGCTGAGTgtggaaggagaggaaggagagaaagatgTTGGTTTGGATAAAGAGGCTGAGGTAGGTTTGACTCAAGAGACAGCGACAGGTCGGGAGATGGAGACAGATTTGGGTTTGAATGGTGGGACGGGTTTGGAATTGAATGGAGAAACAGGGATGGACAGTGAGACGAGGCTGACGAccagtgagacagagacaggtgagatGGAGACGGGGCAGGGTGTCGGTGGAGAGACGGGGGCGGAGCCAGGAACCGCAGCAGACTGggggatggatggaggaggagaaggagagactcTGAGCGGAGGTGCTGATGATGTTCTCAcctcccttctctcctctgctgctccatgTCAAGAGGAGGGTGAGaaggaggtgatggaggaggaggaggagcgggatgtgatggaggaggagcagaggggcactgaggagggagaggaggtcGGCATGGACACCAGCGAGGATGACTCGCTGGAGTGCGAGGAGCTAGACCTCAGGTGCTGA
- the arhgef3 gene encoding rho guanine nucleotide exchange factor 3 isoform X2, giving the protein MQAGDGCQRGPRSKLQKKTSSFSLLSPDSWSLRGKRKQASRDADSLSLCSLDINEPSTKRSKLVSRVTSLASLLPPVKTVPLKRIGQTLQRSISFRNDSQTERAAHPPPPSSSSSTVKTRVISATVSNTSSTMPATRVSTATAPAAKRRDSKLWSETFDVRLGATQPLSPKEIKRQEAIFELAQGEQDLVEDLKLAKKAYRDPMLKLSIMTEQELNQIFGTLDSLIPLHEDLLSHLRDARKPDGSTEHVGHILTDWLPCLSSYTAYCSNQVKAKALLDQKKQDRRVQDFLQRCLQSPFSRKLDLWNFLDIPRSRLVKYPLLLREILKHTPNDHPDRQHLDEAMLMVQSVVADINKRTGESECQYYKDRLLYTEDGQRDGLIERSRTLCCHGELKNNRGLKLHVFLFQDVLVITRSVSLNDQPVRYQLCRQSIPIRQLDLEDLSDGEMRVGGSIRGAFSNNERTKNFFRVSDRTGGQLQSHCFQASDAFNKQQWINCIKQAKEAAALTGDQPPQTGQCLETGLGGQIGPVSETGMSLSGDSGLEDEKGVWGEAETGLSVEGEEGEKDVGLDKEAEVGLTQETATGREMETDLGLNGGTGLELNGETGMDSETRLTTSETETGEMETGQGVGGETGAEPGTAADWGMDGGGEGETLSGGADDVLTSLLSSAAPCQEEGEKEVMEEEEERDVMEEEQRGTEEGEEVGMDTSEDDSLECEELDLRC; this is encoded by the exons GAGCCCAGCACCAAGCGCAGTAAACTTGTATCCAGGGTGACGTCTCTGGCCAGCCTGCTGCCGCCCGTCAAGACTGTCCCGCTGAAGAGGATTGGTCAGACGCTGCAG CGCTCCATCAGTTTTCGTAATGACAGTCAGACGGAGAGAGCcgctcatcctcctcctccctcctcctcctcatccacgGTGAAGACGCGCGTTATCTCAGCAACAGTCTCCAACACCTCCTCCACCATGCCTGCAACACGAGTTTCCACGGCAACAGCCCCAGCCGCCAAGCGCCGTGACAGCAAGCTTTGGAGTGAGACATTTGACGTCCGGCTGGGAGCGACGCAACCTCTGAGCCCAAAAGAGATTAAACGACAAGAG GCCATATTTGAGTTGGCTCAGGGCGAACAAGACTTGGTGGAGGATCTCAAGTTGGCAAAGAAG GCCTACCGTGACCCGATGCTgaagctgtcaatcatgactgAGCAGGAACTGAACCAGATCTTCGGCACTCTGGACTCGCTGATTCCCCTGCATGAAG ACCTGCTGAGTCATCTCAGAGACGCCAGAAAACCTGACGGGTCCACAGAACATGTGGGACACATCCTGACTGACTGG CTCCCCTGTCTCTCCTCCTACACCGCGTACTGCAGTAACCAGGTGAAGGCCAAGGCCTTGTTGGACCAGAAGAAGCAGGATCGGCGGGTCCAGGACTTCTTGCAGCGCTGTCTCCAGTCACCATTCAGCAGGAAGTTGGACTTGTGGAACTTCCTGGACATCCCCCGCAGCCGACTGGTGAAATACCCACTGCTGCTCAGGGAGATCCTGAAGCACACACCCAACGATCACCCAGACCGGCAGCACCTGGATGAGGCG ATGCTGATGGTGCAGAGCGTGGTGGCGGACATCAACAAGCGGACAGGGGAGTCGGAGTGTCAGTACTACAAGGACCGCCTGTTGTACACGGAGGACGGACAGAGGGACGGACTCATCGAGCGGTCCAGGACCCTCTGCTGCCACGGAGAGCTGAAGAACAACAGAGGACTG AAACTCCACGTGTTCCTGTTCCAGGACGTTCTCGTCATCACCAGGTCTGTCTCACTCAACGACCAGCCAGTCAGATACCAGCTCTGccgccagtcaatccccatccGGCAGCTGGATCTGGAGGACCTATCAGATGGAGAGATGAGAGTGGGCGGGTCCATCAGAGGAGCCTTCAGCAACAACGAGCGCA CAAAGAACTTCTTCCGGGTTTCGGACCGCACTGGCGGTCAGCTGCAGAGCCACTGCTTCCAGGCCAGCGACGCCTTCAACAAACAGCAGTGGATCAACTGCATCAAACAAGCCAAGGAAGCAGCAGCACTGACTGGAGACCAGCCACCACAGACAGGACAATGTCTGGAGACAGGGCTGGGTGGACAGATAGGGCCGGTTAGTGAGACAGGTATGAGTTTAAGTGGTGATTCTGGGCTTGAAGATGAAAAGGGGGTGTGGGGGGAGGCAGAAACAGGGCTGAGTgtggaaggagaggaaggagagaaagatgTTGGTTTGGATAAAGAGGCTGAGGTAGGTTTGACTCAAGAGACAGCGACAGGTCGGGAGATGGAGACAGATTTGGGTTTGAATGGTGGGACGGGTTTGGAATTGAATGGAGAAACAGGGATGGACAGTGAGACGAGGCTGACGAccagtgagacagagacaggtgagatGGAGACGGGGCAGGGTGTCGGTGGAGAGACGGGGGCGGAGCCAGGAACCGCAGCAGACTGggggatggatggaggaggagaaggagagactcTGAGCGGAGGTGCTGATGATGTTCTCAcctcccttctctcctctgctgctccatgTCAAGAGGAGGGTGAGaaggaggtgatggaggaggaggaggagcgggatgtgatggaggaggagcagaggggcactgaggagggagaggaggtcGGCATGGACACCAGCGAGGATGACTCGCTGGAGTGCGAGGAGCTAGACCTCAGGTGCTGA